The following proteins are encoded in a genomic region of Deltaproteobacteria bacterium:
- a CDS encoding endonuclease III: protein MDNRTIGLVLKKLEAVLPQWKIPVVGVMAERPGDRAFHVLISTIISLRTKDAVTEQASLRLFDQAKTPQEMVRLSRGKIRKLIYPAGFYRTKAKNIIEVCRLLIQRHGGRVPRKMEELLALPGVGRKTANLVITVGYDDYGICVDTHVHRISNRWGYVRTKTPEETEMVLRRQLPKRYWKTYNDILVTFGQNLCHPTSPWCSKCPVESHCPRIGVKRSR from the coding sequence ATGGACAACAGAACGATCGGGTTGGTCTTAAAAAAATTGGAGGCGGTTCTTCCGCAGTGGAAGATTCCGGTGGTCGGGGTGATGGCGGAGCGTCCCGGAGATAGGGCCTTTCATGTCCTGATCAGCACGATCATTTCCCTCCGGACAAAAGATGCCGTGACCGAACAGGCCAGCCTTCGGCTGTTTGATCAGGCCAAGACACCGCAGGAGATGGTTCGGCTTTCGAGGGGAAAGATTCGGAAATTAATCTACCCGGCCGGTTTTTATCGCACGAAGGCCAAAAACATCATTGAGGTTTGCCGTCTCCTCATCCAAAGGCATGGGGGCCGGGTTCCGAGGAAGATGGAAGAATTGTTGGCCCTACCCGGTGTGGGCCGGAAAACGGCAAACCTCGTCATAACGGTTGGCTACGATGACTACGGCATCTGTGTGGACACGCACGTCCACCGGATCAGCAATCGCTGGGGGTATGTGAGGACAAAAACACCGGAGGAAACAGAAATGGTCCTGCGCCGGCAGTTGCCCAAAAGGTATTGGAAAACTTACAACGATATTCTTGTCACGTTTGGTCAGAACCTCTGTCACCCGACCTCTCCCTGGTGTTCCAAATGCCCTGTTGAGAGTCACTGTCCCCGGATCGGGGTGAAAAGATCACGTTGA
- a CDS encoding YjbQ family protein → MRCQTEYLWFQTKNKKELINITEEIGHFVKKSEVQEGLCLVSAMHITAGIWVNDEEGGLKKDLMKWLEELAPAGDYLHHQTGEDNADAHLKRTLTHHQVTLPITKGKLDLGPWEQIFYAEFDGQRKKRVVMKALGE, encoded by the coding sequence ATGCGTTGTCAAACGGAATACCTCTGGTTCCAGACCAAGAACAAAAAGGAACTGATCAATATTACGGAGGAGATCGGGCATTTCGTCAAAAAATCAGAGGTCCAGGAGGGGCTCTGTCTCGTCTCGGCGATGCATATTACCGCCGGGATCTGGGTCAATGATGAAGAGGGGGGGTTAAAGAAGGATTTAATGAAATGGCTCGAAGAACTGGCCCCCGCCGGGGACTACCTCCATCACCAAACCGGCGAGGATAACGCCGATGCCCACCTCAAAAGAACCCTGACCCATCACCAGGTCACCCTGCCGATCACCAAGGGAAAACTGGACTTGGGCCCCTGGGAGCAGATCTTCTATGCCGAATTCGACGGCCAGCGCAAAAAACGGGTCGTCATGAAGGCGTTGGGTGAATAA
- the gap gene encoding type I glyceraldehyde-3-phosphate dehydrogenase, which yields MKTRVGINGLGRIGKGILRAWVEGSFDDFDIVMINDKIDPAGFAHLLKYDSIHGRLHADLKGEDGHLSINGKRIRLVSHQEPSEIPWREENVDLVLECTGKFTARPAAAKHLVQGVKKVIISAPGREADATLLVGVNEKTYDPAKHQIISNASCTTNCLAPVVKILHENFKIRRGFMTTIHSYTNDQKILDKYHKDLRRARAGALSQIPTTTGAAKSIGVVLPELKGKLDGISIRVPTPNVSLIDLVCEVEQEASIPAVNRAFEVAGGGPLKGILSCCYEPLVSIDFNGNTESAIIDMLSTNVLEKHLVKVLAWYDNEIGFSYRMVDLIKIVSKHL from the coding sequence ATGAAAACCCGCGTTGGAATCAATGGGTTGGGACGCATCGGGAAAGGGATCCTCCGCGCCTGGGTGGAGGGCTCTTTTGACGATTTTGACATTGTGATGATCAATGACAAGATCGACCCGGCCGGTTTTGCCCACCTCCTCAAATATGATTCGATTCATGGGCGTCTTCATGCCGATCTCAAGGGGGAGGATGGTCATCTTTCGATTAATGGGAAGAGGATCCGGCTTGTCTCGCACCAGGAACCCTCCGAAATTCCGTGGAGGGAGGAAAATGTCGACCTTGTCCTGGAGTGTACGGGGAAATTTACCGCTCGCCCGGCGGCGGCAAAACACCTCGTGCAAGGTGTCAAGAAGGTTATCATCTCCGCCCCCGGTAGAGAAGCCGATGCCACCTTGCTGGTCGGGGTGAATGAGAAGACTTACGACCCGGCCAAACACCAGATTATTTCCAACGCCTCTTGCACCACAAACTGTCTTGCCCCTGTGGTCAAGATTTTGCATGAAAACTTTAAAATCCGCCGCGGTTTTATGACAACGATCCACTCCTACACCAACGACCAGAAAATTCTGGACAAGTATCACAAAGATCTCCGCCGGGCCCGCGCCGGTGCCTTGAGCCAGATCCCGACAACCACTGGCGCGGCTAAGTCGATCGGGGTTGTCCTTCCGGAGCTCAAGGGAAAACTGGATGGCATTTCAATCCGTGTGCCGACTCCCAATGTTTCATTGATCGATCTGGTTTGCGAAGTGGAACAAGAGGCCTCAATTCCCGCGGTGAACCGGGCCTTTGAGGTTGCCGGCGGAGGTCCCCTGAAAGGAATACTTTCCTGTTGCTACGAGCCGCTGGTCTCCATCGATTTCAACGGAAACACCGAGTCGGCGATCATTGACATGCTCTCCACCAATGTTCTGGAAAAGCACCTGGTCAAGGTGCTGGCCTGGTATGATAACGAAATCGGTTTTTCCTACCGGATGGTGGATCTGATCAAGATTGTTTCCAAGCATCTTTAA
- the groL gene encoding chaperonin GroEL (60 kDa chaperone family; promotes refolding of misfolded polypeptides especially under stressful conditions; forms two stacked rings of heptamers to form a barrel-shaped 14mer; ends can be capped by GroES; misfolded proteins enter the barrel where they are refolded when GroES binds) → MSAKDIIYDQKARESILKGVNKLADAVKVTLGPKGRNVILEKSFGSPTITKDGVTVAKEIELEDKFENMGAQMVKEVASKTSDVAGDGTTTATVLAQAIFREGAKIVSAGHNPMAVKRGIERAVEAVTTELKAIAKPTKDRKEIAQVGTISANNDEKIGNIIAEAMDKVGKEGVITVEEAKSMETTLDVVEGMQFDRGYLSPYFVTDPERMEVVLEDPYILINEKKISAMKELLPVLEAVARSGRPLLIVAEDVEGEALATLVVNKLRGTLQCAAVKAPGFGDRRKAMLDDIATLTGGKCLAEELGLKLEAVELKDLGRAKRITIDKDNTTIIDGAGKKADIEGRVKQIRAQVEETTSDYDKEKLQERLAKLVGGVAVINVGAATETEMKEKKARVEDALHATRAAVEEGIVPGGGVALIRCLQVLDKLKISPEEQFGVNIVKKAIEEPLRWIAQNGGLEGAIVVEEVKKGQAAYGYNAEAGRFEDLLKAGIIDPAKVARCALQNAASVASLLLTTEAMVAEKPELKEKMPPMPPGGGMM, encoded by the coding sequence ATGTCAGCAAAAGATATCATCTATGATCAGAAGGCCCGCGAGTCGATCCTGAAGGGGGTCAACAAACTGGCGGATGCCGTCAAGGTAACCCTTGGTCCAAAGGGACGAAACGTTATCCTGGAAAAATCGTTCGGCTCTCCGACCATCACCAAAGACGGGGTCACGGTGGCGAAGGAGATTGAGCTCGAGGACAAATTCGAAAACATGGGGGCCCAGATGGTGAAGGAGGTGGCCTCCAAGACCTCCGATGTGGCTGGTGACGGAACCACGACGGCGACTGTTCTGGCCCAGGCGATCTTTCGCGAAGGGGCGAAGATTGTTTCTGCCGGTCACAACCCGATGGCGGTGAAGCGCGGGATTGAAAGGGCGGTTGAGGCGGTGACGACGGAACTGAAGGCGATTGCGAAGCCGACCAAGGACCGAAAGGAAATCGCCCAGGTGGGTACCATCTCCGCAAACAATGATGAAAAAATAGGGAATATCATTGCCGAGGCGATGGACAAGGTTGGCAAGGAAGGGGTCATCACGGTGGAAGAGGCCAAGTCGATGGAGACCACCCTTGACGTGGTGGAAGGGATGCAATTTGACCGTGGTTACCTTTCTCCCTATTTTGTGACCGATCCGGAAAGGATGGAAGTCGTCCTCGAGGATCCTTATATTTTGATTAATGAAAAGAAAATTAGTGCCATGAAGGAGCTTCTGCCGGTATTAGAGGCGGTAGCCCGTTCCGGTCGTCCCCTCCTGATTGTTGCTGAGGATGTTGAGGGAGAGGCGCTGGCAACGCTGGTTGTGAACAAGCTCCGTGGTACCTTGCAGTGCGCCGCTGTCAAGGCCCCTGGTTTTGGGGATCGTCGCAAAGCGATGTTGGATGATATTGCGACCTTAACCGGCGGGAAGTGTCTTGCCGAGGAGCTGGGTCTCAAACTGGAGGCGGTGGAGCTCAAGGACTTGGGCCGTGCGAAGAGGATCACGATCGACAAGGACAACACCACGATCATTGATGGGGCCGGCAAGAAGGCCGACATTGAGGGGCGTGTGAAACAGATCCGAGCCCAGGTCGAGGAAACCACCTCTGATTACGACAAGGAGAAACTGCAGGAGAGACTCGCCAAGCTGGTCGGTGGTGTAGCCGTCATCAATGTGGGGGCTGCGACCGAGACGGAGATGAAGGAAAAGAAGGCCCGTGTGGAGGATGCCCTCCATGCTACCCGTGCCGCCGTGGAGGAAGGAATCGTCCCGGGCGGTGGTGTGGCGTTGATCCGTTGCTTGCAGGTTCTTGATAAATTGAAAATCTCCCCGGAGGAGCAGTTCGGGGTGAATATTGTGAAGAAGGCGATTGAGGAACCTCTCCGTTGGATCGCACAAAATGGCGGCCTGGAAGGGGCCATTGTTGTGGAGGAGGTCAAGAAAGGGCAGGCGGCCTATGGTTACAATGCCGAGGCCGGCCGTTTCGAAGACCTGTTGAAGGCCGGGATCATTGATCCCGCCAAGGTCGCCCGTTGCGCTCTTCAGAACGCGGCCTCGGTGGCCTCTCTCCTCCTGACAACGGAGGCGATGGTTGCCGAAAAGCCGGAGTTAAAGGAGAAGATGCCCCCAATGCCTCCGGGCGGCGGGATGATGTAA
- a CDS encoding phosphoglycerate kinase, with translation MSLKFIDQFDLKEKRVFLRVDFNVARNDQGDITDDTRIRESLPTIRYALENKGRVILASHLGRPKGGFHAEDSLVRIGERLSELLGQDLLFPEDCVGDAVRKLVYELKEGQVLLLENLRFHEEEEKNDPAFAKSLALLGDIYINDAFGTCHRAHASTVGMVSHFKEKGAGFLVKTELEFLGKLLGKGDSPKPAKPFVVVLGGAKVSDKIGVIENLLGKVDALLIGGGMSYTFLAAEGVEVGASLKEEEKVHLASRILERAKTRGIRIYLPTDHRVAAEAREGSPVETTLSANIRKGMKGLDIGPKTLDNFCKILREAKTIFWNGPMGMFELPSFAKGTLTIAREIADSGAISVTGGGDSLAAVKMAGVESKITHLSTGGGATLEFLEGKELPGIKALED, from the coding sequence ATGTCACTCAAATTCATCGACCAATTTGACCTGAAGGAAAAACGGGTCTTCCTCCGTGTCGATTTCAACGTGGCCCGCAATGATCAAGGTGACATTACCGACGACACCCGGATCCGGGAGTCGCTCCCGACTATTCGTTACGCCCTGGAAAACAAGGGGCGTGTTATTCTCGCCTCCCATCTGGGACGCCCCAAGGGAGGATTTCATGCCGAAGACAGTCTTGTTCGGATCGGTGAACGCCTCTCGGAACTCCTGGGGCAGGATCTCCTCTTCCCGGAAGATTGTGTCGGGGATGCGGTCCGGAAGTTGGTCTACGAGTTAAAAGAAGGACAGGTTCTTTTGCTTGAGAACCTCCGTTTTCATGAAGAAGAGGAAAAAAATGATCCGGCCTTCGCCAAATCGTTGGCCCTCCTGGGTGATATCTATATCAATGACGCCTTCGGCACCTGTCACCGGGCCCATGCCTCGACCGTCGGGATGGTCTCCCATTTCAAGGAGAAAGGAGCCGGATTTTTGGTCAAAACAGAGCTTGAATTTTTGGGAAAACTACTGGGCAAGGGTGATTCACCCAAACCGGCAAAACCGTTTGTTGTCGTCCTCGGCGGCGCCAAGGTTTCCGATAAAATCGGCGTGATCGAGAATCTTTTGGGCAAGGTGGACGCCCTCCTGATCGGCGGGGGGATGAGTTACACCTTTCTCGCCGCGGAAGGGGTTGAGGTGGGGGCTTCTCTCAAGGAAGAGGAGAAGGTCCACCTGGCCAGCAGGATCCTGGAGAGGGCCAAGACCCGAGGGATCAGGATTTATTTGCCGACAGACCATCGGGTCGCCGCTGAAGCCAGGGAAGGATCTCCGGTGGAGACAACCTTGTCTGCCAACATTCGGAAGGGGATGAAGGGGCTGGATATCGGACCGAAGACACTGGATAATTTCTGCAAGATCCTCCGTGAGGCAAAGACCATTTTTTGGAACGGACCGATGGGGATGTTTGAACTTCCCTCATTTGCCAAGGGGACCCTCACCATCGCCAGGGAGATCGCCGATTCCGGGGCGATTTCCGTAACCGGTGGTGGTGATTCACTGGCGGCCGTCAAGATGGCGGGTGTTGAATCAAAGATCACCCATCTCTCCACGGGGGGTGGGGCCACCCTGGAATTCCTGGAAGGAAAAGAACTCCCGGGGATCAAGGCCTTGGAGGACTAA
- the groES gene encoding co-chaperone GroES has protein sequence MAEKKLKIRPLQDRVLVKRLEEEEKTKGGIIIPDSAKEKPQEGKVIAVGKGKVLEDGKISPLDVKVGDKILFSKYSGAEVKIEGEEHLILKEDDILGIVE, from the coding sequence ATGGCCGAGAAGAAACTAAAGATCCGTCCGTTGCAAGACAGGGTCCTGGTGAAGAGACTGGAAGAGGAGGAAAAAACCAAGGGGGGTATCATTATCCCTGATTCTGCCAAGGAGAAGCCGCAAGAAGGGAAAGTGATTGCGGTCGGCAAGGGGAAGGTCTTGGAAGATGGTAAAATCTCTCCGCTGGATGTCAAGGTTGGGGATAAGATCCTTTTTTCCAAGTACTCCGGAGCTGAGGTCAAGATTGAAGGGGAGGAACATCTTATTTTGAAGGAAGACGATATTTTAGGAATCGTCGAATAA
- a CDS encoding MBL fold metallo-hydrolase, translated as MKLTFYGAAETVTGSKFLIENKNNFLIDCGLFQGSKELRVKNWDPPPFDPASVKAVFLTHAHIDHSGYIPLLVKHGFHGKVLTTEATAELCSILLPDSGHLHEEDARYANKQGFSKHHPALPLYTEEEARASLRFFETWPMEKNFLVNEEVEATFHPAGHILGASLVELRFQYGKKRVLFTGDLGRPHSPFMIKPAKILKADYLVIESTYGNREHSDDDVRDRFQEIVNSTAARGGTILIPSFAVERAQEVIYLLRQLKEKGKIPDLPIYVNSPLTIDATEIFRKYPEGHKISPRLLTDHATNPLECGNLHFVHESSESKRLGSLNSPVIIISGSGMAEGGRILHHLKQKLPQARNTVVFVGFQAEGTRGRALIGGAAAVKIHGETIPVHARIEHIDSLSAHADYREILTWLANFEKPPRMTYIVHGEKEAAESLQQKIKTKFGWKTTIPKYGESFDL; from the coding sequence ATGAAATTGACATTCTACGGCGCCGCAGAGACAGTCACCGGTTCCAAATTCCTGATCGAAAACAAAAACAATTTTTTGATTGATTGTGGCCTTTTTCAGGGGTCCAAGGAGCTCCGGGTCAAGAATTGGGACCCCCCCCCTTTTGATCCGGCTTCTGTCAAGGCGGTCTTCCTGACCCATGCCCATATTGATCACAGCGGTTATATCCCCCTCCTCGTGAAGCATGGGTTTCACGGAAAGGTCCTGACGACGGAGGCGACCGCGGAACTTTGTTCTATCCTTTTGCCGGATTCGGGACACCTTCATGAAGAAGATGCCCGGTATGCCAACAAACAGGGTTTTTCAAAACACCATCCGGCCCTTCCTCTCTATACGGAGGAAGAGGCGCGGGCCTCTTTGCGGTTTTTTGAGACCTGGCCGATGGAAAAGAATTTTCTGGTGAACGAAGAAGTCGAGGCAACCTTTCATCCGGCCGGTCATATCCTGGGCGCCTCTCTGGTGGAGCTTCGGTTCCAGTACGGCAAGAAGAGGGTTCTCTTTACTGGTGATCTTGGCCGTCCCCATTCTCCGTTTATGATCAAGCCGGCCAAAATCCTGAAGGCCGATTATCTGGTCATTGAATCAACCTACGGGAACAGGGAACATTCCGATGATGATGTACGGGACCGGTTTCAGGAGATTGTGAATTCGACTGCGGCCAGAGGAGGGACAATCCTCATCCCTTCGTTTGCCGTCGAAAGGGCCCAGGAGGTGATTTACCTCCTCCGCCAACTGAAGGAAAAGGGGAAAATCCCGGACCTGCCGATTTATGTGAACAGTCCTTTGACCATTGATGCGACAGAAATCTTTCGTAAATACCCGGAGGGGCACAAGATCAGCCCGCGATTACTGACCGATCATGCGACGAACCCCCTGGAGTGCGGGAATCTCCATTTCGTTCATGAATCATCGGAGTCCAAAAGGCTTGGCAGTCTGAATTCGCCGGTAATTATCATCTCCGGTTCCGGGATGGCGGAGGGGGGGCGGATCCTGCACCACCTGAAGCAAAAACTGCCTCAGGCCAGAAATACGGTCGTCTTCGTCGGTTTTCAGGCGGAAGGGACGCGCGGCCGTGCCCTGATTGGGGGGGCGGCGGCGGTCAAGATTCACGGAGAGACGATCCCCGTCCATGCCCGCATCGAACATATCGACAGCCTCTCGGCCCACGCGGACTATCGCGAAATCCTCACCTGGCTTGCCAACTTTGAAAAACCGCCGCGGATGACCTATATTGTCCATGGCGAGAAAGAGGCGGCGGAGAGTCTTCAGCAGAAAATAAAAACCAAATTCGGTTGGAAAACGACTATCCCCAAATACGGTGAGTCGTTTGATTTGTAA
- a CDS encoding cation transporter: MQHPLTPEGRKKKAVLFSVGVSVALFILKLAVGVASHSLALIASALDSLLDLFSSLVNYLSIRIADKPADEDHPFGHGKAEGLAGLFQSLFIFASAGALIYAATQRMLHDEQLSQIPLGIGMMVFSIVVSLILVRYLRKTAAKTESLTLKADALHYATDIFTNTGIIVALVLIQQTGWTLIDPIVSLGLTLSILWGAGRLAKEALDELMDKALPYHYREEVNTIIRGYQPHITDYHDFRSRRSGSRKLIEFHIDVDRAKSFEEAHELTESLRLAIENRIPNSHVTIHYDPAGYEDRRATIEQRLK, encoded by the coding sequence GTGCAACATCCGTTGACACCGGAAGGGAGAAAGAAAAAAGCGGTCCTCTTTTCCGTCGGGGTCTCCGTGGCCCTTTTTATTTTAAAGCTGGCCGTTGGGGTGGCCAGCCATTCCCTCGCCCTGATCGCCTCGGCCCTCGATTCGCTCCTGGATCTCTTCAGTTCACTGGTCAACTACCTCTCGATACGGATCGCCGACAAACCGGCCGATGAAGACCACCCCTTTGGGCATGGCAAGGCGGAAGGGTTGGCTGGCCTCTTCCAATCCTTATTTATCTTTGCCTCGGCAGGGGCGCTGATCTACGCCGCTACCCAAAGGATGCTTCATGATGAACAATTAAGCCAGATCCCGCTCGGGATCGGGATGATGGTTTTTTCGATCGTGGTGAGCCTGATCCTTGTCCGATACCTCCGGAAGACAGCGGCAAAAACGGAATCTCTCACCCTGAAGGCGGACGCCCTTCACTACGCGACCGACATCTTTACCAACACCGGCATTATTGTCGCACTGGTCCTGATCCAGCAGACCGGATGGACACTCATTGACCCGATAGTGAGCCTCGGGCTCACCCTTTCTATCCTTTGGGGAGCCGGTCGTCTGGCCAAAGAGGCCTTGGATGAGTTGATGGACAAGGCGCTCCCGTACCACTACCGGGAAGAGGTGAATACCATTATTCGAGGCTACCAACCCCACATTACCGACTACCACGATTTTCGTTCCCGCCGCTCCGGATCACGGAAGCTGATTGAATTCCATATCGATGTCGACCGGGCCAAGAGTTTTGAAGAGGCCCATGAATTGACAGAATCGCTCCGGCTTGCCATCGAAAACCGGATCCCAAACTCCCACGTCACGATCCACTACGACCCGGCCGGGTATGAAGACAGAAGGGCAACGATAGAACAACGATTAAAATAA